In the genome of Deinococcus deserti VCD115, one region contains:
- a CDS encoding DUF418 domain-containing protein, whose amino-acid sequence MTAPDPAASLPADVAPEPAEHGPVRERSVLPDVLRGVALVGILVVNMQDFAGFLEWQQRGLDRVAQALTDVLANGRFISIFAMLFGWGAAGLLARQGAGVFVRRHLLLLLIGALHFVLVWHGDIISNYALMAGFLLFTARLNARALLTLGIAVGAWGQWVWLMDALVAFSRPERPRFTGLPDLSAGSSYAALVAERATEFWPNVIGGNLYNGPWLLCLFFLGAAAQRTGLLLRPQDHLPLLHRLAVVGVPLGLLLGVALAYLNTQGDRASGLLAIPVRMTGGLAGGLGYVGLIGLLTVTGRLGVLRAFAASGRVAMSNYLAQSLVMTTLFYPYAGGLTGQFGAASAVVLALALGLLQIPVSMWWLRHFGTGPMEWLVRTLVYGPALKNSDVSGPVKDPRS is encoded by the coding sequence ATGACCGCGCCTGACCCTGCCGCCTCCCTTCCGGCCGATGTGGCGCCTGAGCCGGCCGAACACGGTCCGGTCCGGGAACGTTCCGTGCTGCCGGATGTGCTGCGTGGAGTCGCGCTGGTGGGCATTCTGGTCGTGAACATGCAGGACTTTGCGGGCTTCCTGGAGTGGCAGCAGCGTGGACTCGACCGTGTGGCGCAGGCGCTGACCGACGTGCTGGCCAATGGCCGCTTTATCAGCATCTTCGCCATGCTGTTCGGCTGGGGTGCGGCCGGGCTGCTGGCACGCCAGGGGGCGGGCGTATTCGTTCGTCGCCACCTCCTGCTGCTGCTGATCGGGGCGCTGCATTTTGTGCTGGTGTGGCACGGCGACATCATCAGCAACTACGCACTGATGGCCGGCTTTTTGCTGTTCACGGCGCGGCTGAACGCACGGGCGCTGCTGACCCTGGGAATTGCGGTGGGGGCCTGGGGCCAGTGGGTCTGGCTGATGGACGCACTGGTGGCTTTTTCGCGGCCTGAGCGCCCACGCTTTACCGGACTGCCGGATCTTTCAGCGGGGAGTTCCTATGCGGCGCTGGTGGCCGAGCGCGCTACAGAGTTCTGGCCCAACGTGATCGGGGGCAACCTGTACAACGGTCCCTGGCTGCTGTGTCTGTTTTTCCTGGGAGCTGCGGCGCAGCGAACCGGGCTGCTGCTGCGTCCCCAGGACCACCTGCCGCTGCTGCACCGTCTGGCGGTTGTGGGCGTGCCGTTGGGGTTACTGCTGGGTGTAGCGCTGGCCTACCTGAACACCCAGGGAGACCGGGCCAGCGGTCTGCTGGCCATTCCGGTAAGGATGACCGGTGGGTTGGCGGGCGGCCTGGGGTATGTGGGGCTGATCGGCCTGCTGACGGTTACCGGGCGCCTGGGGGTGCTGCGGGCCTTTGCCGCCAGCGGCCGGGTTGCCATGAGCAACTACCTGGCCCAGAGCCTGGTCATGACCACGCTGTTCTATCCATACGCCGGGGGGCTGACCGGTCAGTTCGGAGCCGCGTCGGCGGTGGTGCTGGCCCTGGCGCTGGGACTGCTGCAGATTCCAGTCAGCATGTGGTGGCTGCGTCACTTCGGAACCGGACCCATGGAGTGGTTGGTCAGGACGCTGGTGTACGGACCTGCACTCAAAAATTCCGACGTATCCGGTCCGGTCAAGGACCCCAGATCCTGA
- a CDS encoding GNAT family N-acetyltransferase, translated as MSLTLTPLDGPGLQPYIADLARLRLKVFRDFPYLYAGSAEYEERYLQTYLDAPDSLVVVARDGAEVVGASTALPLVQETPEIQAPFQASEFISEDILYLGESVLLPEYRGRGLGHAFFDHREAHARRLGLKVTAFCAVQRPSDHPRRPASYRPLNAFWAARGYTERPDLTTTLSWQDLDEDHETPKPMRFWVRRI; from the coding sequence TTGAGCCTGACCCTGACCCCTCTCGACGGTCCAGGACTGCAGCCGTACATTGCGGATCTGGCGCGGCTTCGCCTGAAGGTCTTCCGGGACTTCCCATATCTGTATGCCGGCAGCGCCGAGTACGAGGAACGTTACCTCCAGACTTACCTGGACGCTCCGGACAGCCTGGTGGTTGTGGCCCGCGACGGCGCAGAGGTTGTGGGCGCCAGCACGGCCCTGCCCCTGGTGCAGGAAACCCCCGAAATCCAGGCTCCGTTTCAGGCCTCAGAGTTTATTTCCGAAGACATCCTGTACCTGGGTGAAAGTGTGCTGCTGCCCGAGTACCGGGGACGCGGTCTGGGCCACGCCTTTTTCGACCACCGCGAGGCCCACGCCCGCAGGCTGGGGCTGAAGGTCACTGCCTTCTGTGCAGTGCAGCGTCCCAGTGACCATCCCCGGCGTCCGGCGTCCTACCGGCCCCTGAATGCTTTCTGGGCGGCGCGGGGCTATACGGAACGTCCGGACCTGACGACCACCCTGAGCTGGCAGGATCTGGACGAGGATCATGAAACTCCAAAACCCATGCGCTTCTGGGTGCGGCGAATCTGA
- a CDS encoding ketosteroid isomerase-related protein, translating into MSDTALLIERYYAAFNASDAQGMLDLLTDDVRHDINEGESQTGVEAFRAFLARMDAHYREKAKDVVVMTSADGTRAAAEFIIHGEYLRTDDGLPEARGQRYVLPVGAFFDIRDGKIARVTNYYNLADWTRQVSG; encoded by the coding sequence ATGAGTGACACCGCCCTGCTGATCGAACGCTACTACGCCGCTTTCAACGCCTCGGATGCCCAGGGCATGCTGGACCTGCTTACTGACGATGTGCGTCACGACATCAACGAGGGCGAAAGCCAGACCGGCGTGGAAGCCTTCCGGGCATTTCTGGCCCGCATGGACGCCCACTACCGGGAGAAGGCCAAAGATGTGGTCGTGATGACCAGCGCCGATGGCACGCGGGCAGCGGCCGAGTTCATAATTCACGGCGAATACCTTCGCACCGACGACGGCCTGCCTGAGGCGCGCGGCCAGCGCTACGTGCTGCCGGTTGGAGCCTTTTTTGATATCAGAGACGGCAAAATTGCGCGGGTAACCAACTATTACAACCTGGCGGACTGGACCCGGCAGGTCAGCGGTTGA
- the mutY gene encoding A/G-specific adenine glycosylase — MSVFGGPGHNEAPDRAGLRTSLLAWFDAAGRDLPWRAGVEGRRDPYRVWISEVLLQQTQVARGLTYYDRFLQAFPTVQALALASEADVLKAWEGCGYYARARNLHRAARQVASDGRFPDTYAGWRALPGVGPYTAAAVTSLAFGEARAVNDGNVRRVLARLYAQAAPSETWVQAQADALLDSQRPGAWNEALMDLGATICTPRSPRCSDCPVSKYCCAFAEGRPAAYPAPKARAAVQAKEAVAVLIGGHTHAVLERRTGSLLGGLMGLPMEVVSDGETAEQALQRLCERLQADHTTLLGQVTHTMTHRRITLRVYAARAPLPLRSVADSALSRLDHKALELDVRRQAALLTSG, encoded by the coding sequence GTGAGTGTTTTTGGCGGACCCGGACACAACGAGGCACCTGACAGGGCTGGTCTGCGGACCTCGCTGCTGGCTTGGTTCGACGCTGCGGGCCGTGACCTGCCCTGGCGGGCTGGTGTAGAGGGCCGGCGTGACCCGTACCGGGTGTGGATTTCAGAAGTGCTGCTGCAACAGACCCAGGTCGCCCGGGGTCTGACGTATTACGACCGGTTTCTTCAGGCGTTTCCGACTGTCCAGGCCCTGGCCCTGGCATCTGAGGCCGACGTGCTCAAGGCCTGGGAAGGCTGCGGCTATTACGCACGTGCCCGTAACCTGCACCGGGCTGCCCGGCAGGTGGCCAGCGACGGCCGCTTTCCCGACACTTATGCAGGCTGGCGGGCTTTGCCTGGCGTCGGCCCCTACACGGCGGCGGCGGTCACCAGTCTGGCTTTTGGCGAGGCACGTGCAGTGAACGACGGCAATGTGCGCCGGGTCCTGGCCCGGCTGTATGCCCAGGCTGCGCCCAGCGAGACCTGGGTCCAGGCTCAGGCCGACGCTCTGCTTGATTCCCAGCGGCCAGGTGCCTGGAACGAGGCCCTGATGGACCTGGGAGCGACCATCTGCACCCCCCGGTCCCCACGGTGCAGTGACTGTCCTGTTTCAAAGTACTGCTGTGCTTTTGCCGAAGGGCGCCCGGCTGCCTACCCTGCCCCCAAGGCGCGTGCAGCAGTGCAGGCAAAAGAGGCCGTGGCGGTCCTGATCGGTGGCCACACCCACGCGGTGCTCGAGCGCCGGACGGGTTCCCTTCTGGGCGGTCTGATGGGTCTGCCTATGGAAGTGGTGAGTGACGGAGAGACGGCTGAGCAGGCCCTCCAGAGACTCTGTGAGCGCCTGCAGGCTGACCACACGACGCTGCTGGGCCAGGTGACTCACACGATGACCCATCGCCGGATCACGCTGCGGGTATACGCGGCCCGGGCACCTTTACCGCTGCGGTCGGTGGCCGACTCGGCCCTGTCGCGGCTGGACCACAAGGCGCTGGAACTCGACGTCCGGCGGCAGGCAGCGCTGCTGACATCGGGGTAG
- a CDS encoding isoprenyl transferase, with protein sequence MSGTPVKAAVRTLQKTRSAARGALMWGYEQRLTRAVKGHGKLPRHLGLILDGNRRFARAAGLQREMGHSFGAEKAHEVLQWCLELGIPAATIWVLSTDNTSRDPQELAHILALLEKEARNLATDPRIHANRVRVRAIGQHANFPSHVLTALRELEERTAHYDGMRLNIAVGYGGREEIVDAVKTHLQMQAAAGRDLSEVAACLRPDDISAHLYAADIPDPDFIIRTSGEIRLSGFMLWQSVYSEYYFCDVYWPGFRRVDFLRALRDFQGRDRRFGK encoded by the coding sequence ATGTCAGGAACGCCCGTAAAAGCTGCTGTCCGCACCCTGCAAAAGACCCGGAGTGCGGCGCGTGGTGCTCTGATGTGGGGCTACGAGCAGCGCCTGACCCGCGCAGTGAAAGGCCATGGCAAACTGCCGCGTCACCTGGGCCTGATTCTGGACGGCAACCGTCGTTTCGCGCGCGCCGCAGGATTGCAACGCGAGATGGGCCATTCGTTTGGTGCAGAAAAGGCACATGAAGTGTTGCAATGGTGTCTGGAACTCGGGATTCCTGCTGCGACGATCTGGGTGCTGTCGACGGACAACACCAGTCGTGATCCCCAGGAACTGGCGCACATTCTGGCTTTGTTGGAGAAGGAAGCACGGAATCTGGCCACCGATCCCCGAATTCACGCCAATCGGGTGCGGGTACGCGCCATCGGGCAGCATGCCAACTTTCCGTCTCATGTTTTAACAGCGTTGCGCGAGCTCGAAGAGCGAACCGCGCACTACGACGGAATGCGGCTGAACATCGCCGTGGGCTATGGGGGACGCGAGGAAATCGTGGACGCCGTCAAGACGCATCTGCAAATGCAGGCTGCCGCCGGGCGCGACCTGAGTGAAGTGGCCGCCTGCCTGCGCCCGGACGATATCAGTGCTCACCTGTATGCCGCAGATATTCCGGACCCGGATTTTATTATCCGGACCAGCGGGGAGATCCGCCTGTCGGGTTTTATGCTCTGGCAGAGCGTGTACTCCGAGTACTACTTCTGTGATGTGTACTGGCCTGGGTTCCGTCGTGTGGACTTTCTGCGTGCCTTGAGGGATTTCCAGGGACGCGACCGCCGGTTTGGCAAATAA
- a CDS encoding DUF11 domain-containing protein codes for MNVNPKVLALMAALAAGSASAEYTQAGTSIENIATATFDNPTYDPSKPADPNTNPATNTQNSNKVTTTVLALPDFDVIFKGGTPADGGTQNSLSDTTMVKRGSLASSGATTFETAYTITNDGNIELKVDIAANTQNSTGPQAVSYYRDVNSDGVLDGSDTLLTDTNADGKVDVMVAWDNPGTSADEGLTQILQVVSINAGSDPALVYGASPVGTVVGTGAGLGQNGYTVGSVNTEQAKASGTDLQFTKVQLYSVAVNPPPTSKPLNPDGTPYTPPAPADVDVPTLASGPTDTTINTPPVQTVKGYTDAGSTPIVPNTGSNLQIAYPKADNADNNPDVVTFNNVISNTGSAPDKVQLFPEDAVKADGTLNANWTFDAATATFTYTNGGSVTKVQFLDPSGNVIATPGGALYPAFDLAAGSSVYYRTKVTYPDPDDSAAVSPVTLVIGADSLSDSDTTANATTTNIIYPAAAQFGDGTSTLGAVNTPDPVETVTPYGNYSAPKTSPDSTDGTAVFLMDLVNNGQYNDSFLLGSTVPGLTGATVKYYDANTGTELSRNSAGQYVTQVVGKGTEYKVLAVIDVPVGTANGDYTVSQTAAGNYSTIRMTDTNNIIRVARPGALNVAKFIARNGAAAETVNGIDGGAGYTSTSAGATTARPGEQIAYKIIAKNTYPMAVKNIVLSDIVPTNTTFVSATAAGVATAKVLYRTSANGAWSAAAPATLSDVYAVAVDLNGDGVITVADELASNAQVTLNLTVVIK; via the coding sequence ATGAACGTCAACCCCAAAGTCCTCGCCCTGATGGCCGCCCTGGCCGCCGGAAGTGCCAGCGCCGAGTACACCCAGGCCGGTACCTCCATCGAGAACATCGCGACTGCGACCTTCGACAACCCGACCTACGACCCCAGCAAGCCAGCAGATCCCAACACCAACCCTGCCACAAACACCCAGAACTCGAACAAGGTCACCACCACGGTGCTGGCTCTGCCTGACTTCGACGTAATCTTTAAAGGTGGGACTCCGGCTGACGGCGGCACTCAGAACAGCCTGAGTGATACCACGATGGTCAAGAGGGGTAGCCTGGCTTCCTCCGGTGCAACCACATTTGAAACTGCCTATACCATCACCAACGACGGCAACATCGAGCTGAAGGTCGATATTGCGGCCAACACCCAGAACTCCACCGGGCCCCAGGCGGTTTCGTACTACAGAGACGTCAACAGCGACGGCGTGCTGGACGGCAGCGATACGCTTCTGACCGATACCAACGCTGATGGCAAGGTGGACGTCATGGTGGCGTGGGACAATCCCGGTACGTCCGCCGACGAGGGCCTGACCCAGATTCTTCAGGTCGTGTCGATCAATGCCGGCTCTGACCCCGCGCTGGTTTACGGTGCTTCTCCGGTAGGCACGGTCGTAGGTACAGGCGCAGGCCTGGGCCAGAACGGGTACACCGTCGGCAGCGTGAACACCGAGCAGGCCAAGGCCAGCGGCACTGACCTGCAGTTTACGAAGGTGCAGCTGTACTCCGTGGCCGTCAACCCGCCGCCCACTTCCAAACCCCTGAACCCGGACGGCACGCCTTATACCCCGCCTGCACCGGCAGATGTGGACGTGCCTACCCTGGCCAGCGGACCCACCGACACCACCATCAACACGCCGCCTGTACAGACGGTCAAGGGCTACACCGATGCTGGTTCCACGCCCATTGTTCCCAATACGGGCAGCAATCTTCAGATCGCCTACCCCAAGGCGGACAACGCTGACAACAATCCCGACGTAGTGACCTTCAACAACGTCATCAGCAACACCGGTTCGGCCCCGGACAAGGTGCAGCTGTTCCCTGAGGACGCCGTGAAAGCTGATGGCACCCTCAATGCCAACTGGACCTTCGACGCAGCAACGGCCACGTTTACCTACACCAATGGGGGCAGCGTGACCAAGGTGCAGTTCCTTGATCCGTCCGGAAACGTGATCGCTACCCCCGGTGGCGCCCTGTACCCAGCATTCGATCTGGCCGCTGGCAGCTCGGTCTACTATCGAACCAAGGTGACCTACCCCGATCCTGATGACTCGGCCGCCGTGAGCCCGGTAACCCTGGTGATCGGTGCCGACTCGCTGAGTGACAGCGACACCACGGCGAACGCCACCACGACCAACATCATCTACCCGGCTGCGGCTCAGTTTGGTGACGGCACCTCTACTTTGGGCGCTGTCAACACGCCCGATCCGGTCGAGACTGTGACGCCCTATGGCAACTACAGCGCGCCAAAGACCAGCCCGGACAGCACCGACGGCACCGCAGTCTTCCTGATGGATCTGGTCAACAACGGCCAGTACAACGACAGCTTCCTGCTTGGCTCCACTGTACCTGGACTCACCGGCGCCACCGTGAAGTATTACGACGCGAACACCGGCACCGAGCTGTCCAGGAACTCAGCAGGCCAGTACGTGACCCAGGTTGTGGGCAAGGGTACCGAGTACAAGGTTCTGGCAGTCATCGACGTGCCCGTCGGTACGGCGAACGGTGACTACACCGTGTCTCAGACGGCTGCTGGCAACTACAGCACCATCAGGATGACCGACACCAACAACATCATTCGGGTGGCGCGTCCCGGCGCTCTGAACGTGGCCAAGTTCATTGCCAGGAACGGTGCTGCGGCCGAGACGGTCAATGGCATTGACGGCGGCGCAGGCTACACCAGCACCTCCGCTGGCGCCACCACCGCCAGGCCGGGCGAGCAGATCGCCTACAAGATTATTGCCAAGAACACCTACCCAATGGCGGTCAAGAACATTGTCCTGAGCGACATCGTTCCGACAAATACGACATTCGTCAGTGCCACGGCCGCTGGCGTTGCCACAGCGAAGGTGCTGTACAGGACCAGTGCGAACGGCGCGTGGAGTGCTGCAGCTCCCGCCACCCTCAGCGACGTTTATGCAGTTGCGGTTGACCTCAACGGAGACGGCGTCATCACGGTGGCTGACGAACTGGCCTCCAACGCTCAGGTCACGCTGAACCTGACCGTAGTCATCAAGTAA
- a CDS encoding DUF11 domain-containing protein, with protein MKRSPFLSALLLGVLGLMAPASALTPAGTVITNQVRAEYLPPVAGDSGVALSNEVRTVVQPVCAASITPDGTASQPAYSVTRLPGETAAFAYTLVNAGNATFQFPLAGRVEGGSVSPALRVVQDLNGDGQLDAGEPDVTAISLSADESIRLLLVAGALTEGSALVNLVGSCTGGVADENNVSRVIVNPPPALTLSKTFTPALVRPGTETTVTLTATNSGAGESREVVVSDLLADQAAQGLTYVAGSALASGGTVEYTQDATSWAAQETAPVRGLRVRMPSLKPSETLRLSFRMLAAEAADGRKIPNTATVTTGGQVLSASVTADVRYLPAVAIGPQGDAEAVEGSDADRQSRNLGVVGQPVCFAHTARNTGDVSDSYRVGVGFSQGAASTVLLGEDGQPLAQPFVMQPGQTRVVRACYEPQQAGSLVAVLTIRGERGTRNATTDAVLNVEAGLPELRKSFLATTVNDSGQTVPVPQDRPVQVGDTLTYTLAVRNPYARALTDVMVADPLPAHLNFVSGSTGVQVSGGPGNQSVSWALGTLAAGETRTLTLITRVSDRAVDGEALKNIFTLVSSEFTTPLPSNETSTPVWKAKLVVTKNVSAREAAYGDRLLYTLTVTNQSETTAIVDAVVVDTAPRGLEYVPGSSTLNDEALADPDIVSGDKTFTATWTVPRIAPGGTVTLTYVSRVTPEASGTMINTVRVSGAGAGGVAKAIASNRAQATTRLNLLRFAPQADIVGIVYVDRNRNGLYDQAIDTPVSRARVLLAGGREALTDDRGRYSFGNVPIGTHALRLDPNTTPYVALITPQAGGLSSTRTAHVTGLTSVDFPLAPPGGDISVLRRTTLTVGDVRLEKTVFVRPGGYTVHLRILSPRVLNGVTLTDPLPAGATLKEGRNTFSGSFSAGETVLTYQFDWTGESRAATTDPSLSWRN; from the coding sequence GTGAAACGCTCCCCCTTCCTGTCTGCTCTGCTTCTGGGCGTGCTGGGTCTGATGGCCCCCGCCAGTGCGCTAACGCCAGCAGGCACCGTCATCACCAATCAGGTGCGCGCCGAGTACCTGCCACCTGTCGCAGGCGACTCTGGTGTAGCGCTTTCCAACGAGGTACGCACGGTGGTCCAACCGGTATGCGCCGCCAGCATCACCCCGGACGGCACAGCGTCCCAACCGGCCTACAGTGTTACGCGGCTGCCGGGCGAAACGGCCGCCTTCGCCTACACGCTGGTCAACGCCGGCAATGCCACTTTCCAGTTCCCACTGGCTGGGCGCGTTGAGGGAGGCAGCGTCAGTCCGGCACTGCGCGTGGTCCAGGATCTCAATGGCGACGGGCAGTTGGACGCGGGTGAGCCTGACGTCACGGCAATAAGCCTGTCAGCCGATGAGAGCATCAGACTGCTGCTGGTCGCCGGGGCCCTGACCGAGGGCTCGGCCCTGGTCAATCTGGTCGGTAGCTGCACGGGCGGCGTGGCGGACGAGAACAATGTCAGTCGCGTGATTGTGAATCCACCGCCAGCGTTGACACTGAGTAAGACCTTCACTCCGGCACTTGTGCGCCCTGGCACCGAGACCACTGTGACCCTCACTGCCACCAACAGCGGGGCAGGGGAGAGCCGTGAAGTCGTGGTGAGTGACCTGCTGGCCGATCAGGCGGCGCAGGGCCTGACCTACGTCGCCGGCAGCGCTTTAGCCAGTGGCGGCACGGTGGAATACACGCAGGACGCCACAAGCTGGGCCGCGCAGGAAACGGCGCCCGTGCGTGGTTTGCGCGTGCGCATGCCCAGCCTGAAACCCTCTGAGACCCTCAGGCTGAGCTTCCGCATGCTGGCGGCAGAAGCCGCAGATGGCCGGAAGATTCCGAATACTGCCACTGTCACCACTGGGGGGCAGGTACTCAGTGCCTCAGTTACTGCGGACGTGCGCTACCTGCCAGCTGTGGCAATCGGACCGCAGGGTGACGCAGAGGCCGTGGAAGGAAGCGACGCGGACCGTCAGAGCCGCAACCTGGGGGTTGTGGGCCAGCCTGTGTGCTTTGCCCACACTGCCAGGAACACCGGCGACGTGTCAGACAGCTACCGGGTTGGTGTCGGCTTTTCTCAGGGGGCTGCCAGCACGGTCCTGCTGGGTGAGGATGGCCAGCCGCTGGCGCAGCCCTTCGTGATGCAGCCGGGCCAGACCCGTGTTGTGCGCGCCTGCTACGAGCCTCAGCAGGCTGGTTCCCTGGTCGCTGTGCTGACCATTCGCGGCGAGCGCGGGACCAGGAACGCCACCACCGACGCTGTGCTGAACGTAGAGGCTGGCCTGCCGGAACTGCGCAAGAGCTTCCTGGCCACCACGGTGAATGACTCGGGTCAGACCGTGCCTGTGCCACAGGACCGCCCGGTACAGGTGGGCGATACCCTGACCTACACCCTGGCAGTACGCAATCCCTATGCCCGCGCCCTGACCGATGTGATGGTGGCTGATCCGCTGCCGGCCCATCTGAATTTTGTCTCGGGCAGTACTGGCGTCCAGGTGAGCGGTGGGCCCGGAAACCAGAGTGTCAGCTGGGCACTGGGGACCCTAGCGGCGGGCGAGACCCGTACCCTGACCCTGATCACCAGGGTCAGCGACCGCGCTGTAGACGGTGAGGCCCTGAAAAATATCTTTACGCTGGTCAGCAGCGAGTTCACCACCCCGCTTCCCAGCAACGAGACCAGCACCCCGGTCTGGAAGGCGAAACTGGTCGTCACCAAGAATGTCAGTGCCCGCGAGGCGGCCTACGGCGACCGTCTGCTCTATACCCTGACCGTCACGAATCAATCCGAAACCACGGCCATCGTAGACGCTGTGGTTGTTGATACTGCTCCAAGGGGTCTGGAATATGTGCCGGGCAGCAGTACCCTGAATGACGAAGCTCTGGCCGACCCTGACATCGTGAGCGGAGACAAGACCTTTACAGCCACCTGGACCGTCCCCCGGATCGCGCCGGGCGGTACCGTCACGCTGACCTACGTATCGCGCGTAACTCCGGAAGCCTCCGGCACGATGATCAACACGGTGCGCGTCTCGGGGGCTGGAGCGGGCGGCGTGGCTAAGGCTATTGCCAGCAACCGTGCTCAGGCAACGACTCGCCTCAATCTGCTGCGCTTTGCGCCCCAGGCTGACATCGTGGGCATTGTCTACGTCGACCGCAACCGCAACGGTCTGTACGACCAGGCCATCGACACGCCTGTGAGCCGGGCCCGCGTGCTGCTGGCCGGTGGACGTGAAGCCCTGACCGACGACCGGGGACGCTACAGCTTTGGCAACGTGCCCATTGGCACCCACGCCCTGCGCCTGGATCCCAATACCACCCCGTATGTGGCGCTGATCACCCCCCAGGCCGGCGGCCTGAGCAGCACCAGGACCGCGCACGTGACCGGTCTGACCAGCGTGGACTTTCCGCTGGCCCCGCCTGGCGGCGACATCAGCGTGCTGCGCCGCACCACCCTGACGGTCGGCGACGTGCGTCTTGAGAAGACCGTGTTTGTGCGCCCCGGTGGCTACACCGTGCACCTGCGCATTCTCAGCCCCAGGGTCCTGAACGGCGTGACGCTGACCGATCCGCTCCCAGCGGGCGCCACCCTGAAAGAAGGCAGAAATACCTTCAGCGGTAGCTTCAGCGCGGGTGAAACCGTTCTTACCTACCAGTTCGACTGGACGGGGGAATCCCGTGCTGCCACCACCGACCCGAGCTTGAGCTGGAGGAACTGA